The Ammospiza nelsoni isolate bAmmNel1 chromosome 27, bAmmNel1.pri, whole genome shotgun sequence genome contains a region encoding:
- the LOC132084735 gene encoding uncharacterized protein LOC132084735 produces MRERLLVLLCALARRRRRRRAGAMAGNGTGTGGGSGGGGAGGWDGPQRRAWLRHYYSQRQKRLMTLLIAHRRRTSCCFYPRAWPSLRSTDWWEQVVLKEFGPQDWLEKFRMSKETFFYICNQLRPGLAPHSAHFHPTLPLEKRVAVALWHLATNVEYQTLSPLFGVGPSTVQSCVREVSYAVVLLLKPLYLRLPDEKELENMARIFCTRWGFPHCIGALDSLHIPIHPPLRLTSDYCNGQGWHSILTQATVDGLGQFWDVSTAFPGSMENSAVLESSSLWVLAKEGRLCPNPPKHFMGKAQKYVLLGDATYPLQDWILKPYQEDENLTQRQLQFNYRLKRAHSVIENAFLRLKARWQILLKCDDCSLELLPTLVLACCILHNVCEAHDNPFNEEWLEGAEPTELPKPCQPAPAAMEDNRAEQVRELMCQYFESCGEG; encoded by the exons ATGCGGGAGCGGCTGCTGGTGCTCCTGTGCGCGctggcgcggcggcggcggcggcggcgcgccGGGGCCATGGCCGGGaacggcaccggcaccggcggcggcagcggcggcggcggcgccgggggcTGGGACGGGCCGCAGCGGCGAGCCTGGCTCCGGCACTACTACAGCCAGCGGCAGAAGCGGCTCATGACG ctccttATCGCTCACCGGAGGAGAACCAGCTGCTGCTTCTACCCCCGCGCCTGGCCCAGCCTCAGGAGCACGGACTGGTGGGAGCAGGTGGTCCTGAAGGAGTTTGGGCCCCAGGACTGGCTGGAGAAGTTTCGGATGTCCAAGGAGACTTTTTTCTACATCTGCAACCAGCTGCGGCCTGGGCTGGCTCCGCACAGTGCGCACTTCCACCCAACCCTGCCGCTGGAGAAGAGGGTGGCCGTGGCCCTGTGGCACTTGGCCACCAACGTGGAGTACCAGACTCTGAGCCCGCTCTTCGGCGTGGGGCCCTCCAcggtgcagagctgtgtgcgGGAGGTGAGCTACGCCGTGGTCTTGCTGCTGAAGCCGCTTTACCTGCGGCTGCCCGACgagaaggagctggagaacaTGGCGCGCATCTTCTGCACGCGCTGGGGCTTCCCGCACTGCATCGGGGCGCTGGACAGCCTGCACATCCCCATCCACCCGCCCCTGCGCCTCACCTCCGACTACTGCAAcggccagggctggcactccATCCTCACTCAGGCCACCGTGGACGGGCTGGGCCAGTTCTGGGACGTCTCCACCGCCTTCCCAGGCAGCATGGAGAACAGCGCGGTCCTGGAGAGCTCCAGCCTGTGGGTGCTGGCCAAGGAGGGCCGGCTGTGCCCCAACCCTCCCAAGCATTTCATGGGGAAGGCGCAGAAGTATGTGCTGCTGGGCGATGCCACATACCCCCTGCAGGACTGGATCCTCAAGCCCTACCAGGAGGACGAGAACCTGACCCAGCGCCAGCTGCAGTTCAACTACCGCCTGAAGCGGGCCCACAGCGTGATCGAGAACGCCTTCCTGCGCCTCAAGGCGCGCTGGCAGATCCTCCTCAAGTGCGACGactgcagcctggagctgctgcccaccctggtCCTCGCCTGCTGCATCCTGCACAACGTCTGCGAGGCCCACGACAACCCCTTCAACGAGGAGTGGCTGGAGGGTGCCGAGCCCACCGAGCTGCCCAAGCCCTGCCAGCCCGCGCCGGCCGCCATGGAGGACAACCGGGCCGAGCAAGTGCGTGAGCTGATGTGCCAGTACTTCGAGAGCTGCGGGGAGGGCTGa